TATCGCTGTTCGGGGCGGCATTCATCACAAGCCTAGTAAATCGGCCGTTCTCGCGCCTGGCGATGGCGGCGAGCCGGGTCGGCCAGGGGCAGACGCCGGAGCCGCTGCCCGAGCGTGGGCTCGGTGTCGCAGCAGAGACAAACCGCAGCTTTAACCAGATGGTTCGCGATTTGCAGCAACTCGAGGCAGACCGCGCGCTGATGCTTGCCGGCATCTCGCACGATTTGCGCACGCCGCTGGCCCGCCTGCGGCTCGAAACCGAAATGAGCCCGTCAGACGATACGACGAAAGTCGCGATGATTGATGATATCGAGCAGATGGACAGAATCATCGGTCGTTTCCTCGACTATGCGCGTCCGGTGCAGCGTGCACCAGAGCGCGTCGATCTATCCGTGATCGCCAGCGAAGCGGTCGCGCGCATGGCGTCGGAAGACGGCGTACGCATCACCACGCGGCTATCGCAAGGCGCGATGGTCGATGCGGACGCGACGGATCTGCGCCGCGTAGTCGGCAACTTGATCGAAAACGCACGCAAGTACGGGCGCAGTGCGAATGATGACATCCCGCACATCACGATAGAGACGCAGCTTGTGCATGCCCGCGTCGAGTTGTCGGTGTTGGACGAGGGCCCGGGCATCCCAGATGACCAACTCAGTCTGGTGACCCGTCCGTTCTACCGCGTCGACACGGCCCGCAGCCAGGCAGATGGCACCGGGCTGGGCATGGCAATCGTGCAGCGACTCGTCAGCCGCTACCGTGGTTCACTGCGGCTGCGCAACCGCGTGCCCGGTCCGGGGCTAGAGGTCACGATCGATTTTCCGCTCAGCCGCAATGGCCGTCCGGAACCGGTCTGATACGCGCCTCGGCGCATGAGGGCCGCCCTCGGCGCAGCGCCGAGGCATAGCCCCATTGCACCTGCGGGCGAATGCCGGCGCGCGGCAGCGCCCGACGCCGCGCTGCTGCCGCAGCCGCGGCGCCTCAATGGCTGGCGAGTAGCACCACGGCCTGTGCCTCAATGGCCTCGCCGCGGCCAAGATAGCCCAGCTTTTCGTTGGTCTTCGCCTTGACGTTGACCGCGTTGCCATCCAGGCCAAGATCCGCCGCAATGTTCTCGCACATCGCCGGAATGTGTTTGCCCAGCTTGGGTTGCTGCGCGATCACCGTGCTGTCCACGTTGACGATGCGATAGCCCGCCTGCGCCACTCGCCGCGCCGCCTCGCGCAGCAGCACGCGGCTGTCGGCGCCGGCAAAGTGCGCATCGGTATCGGGGAAATGACGGCCGATATCGCCCAGCGCCGCAGCGCCGAGCAGCGCATCGGTGATCGCGTGCAGCAGCGCATCGGCGTCCGAATGGCCGAGCAGCCCGCGTTCATAGGGCACCATCACGCCACCGAGCACCAGCGGCCGCCCCGGCACGAGCGCATGCACGTCGTAGCCCTGGCCAATTCGTAAATTCATTCGTCATTCTCCTGCTGGGTTGAGTGGACTGAGCGCTGCGGCAAGCGGAGCGCGGGGCGCGCAGGCGTGGCAGTGCTCAGCGCGCCGCATCCTGCATGAGGAACGCTTCGGCCAACGCAAAATCGTCCGGATACGTCACCTTGAAGTTGCGCAAGCTGCCCTGCACGACCCGGGGCGCGTAGCCGAGCGATTCGAGCGCGGAAGCCTCGTCGGTCACCGCATGGCCACGCGCCTGTGCCTGCACGAGCGCCTCGCGCAGCGGGCCGATACGAAACATTTGCGGCGTTTGCGCCTGCCACAGGTTGTCGCGCGGCTCGGTCGCGCCGATACGCGGCGTTGCCGGGCCGTTGCTGCCCGCAGGACACTGCGACGGATTGACCCGCTTGAGCGTGTCAGCCACCGGCATCGCCATGATGCCGCCCACCGGGTCGTCCCGCACGGCGGCCACCAGCGCGCGGATCAACTCCGGCGTGATGCCCGGTCGCGCTGCGTCATGAACCAGAACCCAGTCATCGTCGCGCGCGCCGAATTCGGCCAGCGCGAGCAGCCCGTTGTACACCGATGCATGCCGGCTTTCGCCGCCGCAGCGCTTGACCGCGTAGCGCAACGCGCCCAAGCGCCGTGGATCGAAATAGCCGTCGTCGGGTGCGAGCACCACTAGGGTTTGGGTAAACTCCGAGCATGCATCGAAAGCCGCCAACGAGTAGTACAACAGGTTGCGGCCGGCAATCGTCCGGTACTGCTTCGGGATTGGCGAGCCCGCGCGCGAGCCGGTGCCGGCGCAGGGAATCAGGGCAAACAGGCGGGAGGTCACGAAAGTCGCACAATCCGTGCAAAGTCAAAATGTAAGACGGATTTTATAATAGACGATTAAAGTTGCCGCCCGCAGCCCTCATTGCCTGCTCATGCCCGATTATTCCGCTACCCTGCCCGATTCACCGCCCGCCCCGTTCGCCTGCCCCGTTCCATTCATCAAGGAGGGCCAGCGCTATGCATTCGATGGCGCCTCAGGATCCGCCGATGCGCTGGCGATTGCGCGCTACCATTTAGCGTATCGCGACCGCATGCCGATGCTTGCGCTGATCTGCGCAAGCGCGGTCGATGCGCAGCGCCTGCAGCAGGAAATCGGCTGCTTCGCGCCCGACGTGCGCGTGCGGCTTCTACCCGACTGGGAAACCCTACCGTACGATACCTTCTCGCCGCATCAGGACCTGGTGTCGGAGCGTCTCGCCACGCTGCACGACCTGGGCGAAGGCCGCTGCGACATCCTGGTCGTGCCGGCCACGACCGCATTGTATCGGATGCCGCCGGCCACGTTCATGGCCGCGTACACCTTCGAATTCAAGCAAGGCCAGCGGCTGGACGAAGCCAAGCTCAAGTCACGGCTCACGCTGGCCGGCTACGAGCACGTGAGCCAGGTCGTGCGTCCGGGCGAATACTGCGTGCGCGGCTCGCTGATCGATTTGTTCCCAATGGGCTCGTCGCTGCCGTACCGGATCGACCTGTTCGACGACCAGATTGATTCGATTCGCGCGTTCGATCCCGATACGCAGCGCAGTCTTTACCCGGTGCACGACGTACGCCTGCTGCCGGGACGCGAGTTCCCGTTCGACGAGGCTGCGCGCACGGCGTTTCGCAGTCGATGGCGCGCCGAATTCGAAGGCGATCCGTCACGCGCGCCGATCTATAAGGACATCGGCAATGGCGTGCCGTCGGCGGGTATCGAATACTACCTGCCACTGTTCTTCGAGGACACCGCGACGCTGTTCCACTATCTGCCCGAGCACACACATTTGGTACTAGTCGGCGATATCGAGGCGTCGATCCGGCAGTTCAGCGCCGAGACAAAGCAACGGCACGCGTTTCTGTCGCATGAGCGCGAGCGTCCGATTCTAGCGCCTGCGCGACTGTTCCTATCCGAGCAGGACTTCTTCACATTGGCCAAGCCGTTTGCGCGGCTCTCGCTCGGCACGAAATCCTCGGACGACGCCCAGCGCTGGTCGATGCCGCTGCCCTCGCTGGCAATCGACCGGCACGCGCAGGATCCAGTTGACGCACTGCGCCGCTATCTCGGCACGGCAGGCCATCGGGTTCTGCTCGTCGCGGAGTCAGCCGGACGCCGCGAGACCCTCTCTCAATTGCTCGTCGATCACCATCTGCGAGCGTCGCTGTTCGATTCGTTCGACGCGTTCGTACAAGGCGACGCGCCGTTTGGGTTAGCCGTCGCGCCCGTTGCATCCGGCTTCGTGCTACCGGCCGAGCATATTGCGCTGGTCACCGAAACCGAGCTGTACGGGCCGCTTGCACGCCGTGCCAGCCGGAGACGCCAGGAACAGGCCAGCGACGTCGATTCGATGGTGCGCGATCTGTCTGAGCTGAAGGTCGGCGACCCTGTCGTTCACAGCCAGCACGGTGTCGGACGGTACATGGGCCTGGTGACGATGGACTTAGGCGAAGGCGACACCGAGTTCCTGCACTTGGCGTATCAGGGCGACAGCAAGCTGTACGTGCCGGTGTCGCAGTTGCACGTGATCTCTCGCTACGGCGGCGCCGATCCGGACAGCGCACCGCTGCACGCGCTCGGCTCGGGCCAATGGGAAAAAGCCAAGCGGCGCGCCGCCCAGCAGATCCGCGATACCGCAGCAGAGCTGCTGAACCTATATGCGCGCCGCGCAGCGCGCCAGGGCCATGCGTTCGCGCTGGACCCGCGCGACTACGTGCGCTTTGCAGAAAGCTTTGGTTTCGACGAGACGCCGGACCAGGCCGCCGCCATCGCCGCGGTGATCGGCGATATGACCAGTGGCAAGCCAATGGACCGGCTGGTGTGCGGCGACGTCGGGTTCGGCAAGACCGAAGTGGCGCTGCGCGCAGCCTTCATCGCGGTGCTCGGCGGCAAGCAGGTGGCGTTGTTGTCGCCGACGACGCTGCTGGCCGAGCAGCACGTGCAGACCTTCACTGACCGTTTTGCCGACTGGCCGGTGCGCATCGCCGAGTTATCGCGCTTCAAGTCCACCAAGGAGGTCAATGCCGCGATCCAGGCGATCAACGACGGCAATGTCGACATTGTGATCGGCACCCACAAGCTG
This sequence is a window from Mycetohabitans rhizoxinica HKI 454. Protein-coding genes within it:
- the ispF gene encoding 2-C-methyl-D-erythritol 2,4-cyclodiphosphate synthase, which encodes MNLRIGQGYDVHALVPGRPLVLGGVMVPYERGLLGHSDADALLHAITDALLGAAALGDIGRHFPDTDAHFAGADSRVLLREAARRVAQAGYRIVNVDSTVIAQQPKLGKHIPAMCENIAADLGLDGNAVNVKAKTNEKLGYLGRGEAIEAQAVVLLASH
- the mfd gene encoding transcription-repair coupling factor codes for the protein MPDYSATLPDSPPAPFACPVPFIKEGQRYAFDGASGSADALAIARYHLAYRDRMPMLALICASAVDAQRLQQEIGCFAPDVRVRLLPDWETLPYDTFSPHQDLVSERLATLHDLGEGRCDILVVPATTALYRMPPATFMAAYTFEFKQGQRLDEAKLKSRLTLAGYEHVSQVVRPGEYCVRGSLIDLFPMGSSLPYRIDLFDDQIDSIRAFDPDTQRSLYPVHDVRLLPGREFPFDEAARTAFRSRWRAEFEGDPSRAPIYKDIGNGVPSAGIEYYLPLFFEDTATLFHYLPEHTHLVLVGDIEASIRQFSAETKQRHAFLSHERERPILAPARLFLSEQDFFTLAKPFARLSLGTKSSDDAQRWSMPLPSLAIDRHAQDPVDALRRYLGTAGHRVLLVAESAGRRETLSQLLVDHHLRASLFDSFDAFVQGDAPFGLAVAPVASGFVLPAEHIALVTETELYGPLARRASRRRQEQASDVDSMVRDLSELKVGDPVVHSQHGVGRYMGLVTMDLGEGDTEFLHLAYQGDSKLYVPVSQLHVISRYGGADPDSAPLHALGSGQWEKAKRRAAQQIRDTAAELLNLYARRAARQGHAFALDPRDYVRFAESFGFDETPDQAAAIAAVIGDMTSGKPMDRLVCGDVGFGKTEVALRAAFIAVLGGKQVALLSPTTLLAEQHVQTFTDRFADWPVRIAELSRFKSTKEVNAAIQAINDGNVDIVIGTHKLLSADVRFKRLGLVIIDEEHRFGVRQKEALKALRAEVDVLTLTATPIPRTLGMALEGLRDFSVIATAPQKRLAIKTFVRREEDSVIREAMLRELKRGGQVYFLHNEVESIDSRRAALEALVPEARIAVAHGQMHERDLERVMRDFVAQRANVLLCTTIIETGIDVPSANTILIHRADKFGLAQLHQLRGRVGRSHHQAYAYLLVNDPQSLSRQAQRRLEAIQQMEELGAGFYLAMHDLEIRGTGEVLGEKQSGDIQEIGFQLYTDMLNDAVRALKDGREPDLNAPLAATTEINLHMPAILPADYCSDVQERLSLYKRLANCEAGEAIDGIHEELIDRFGKLPVQAQALIETHRLRLAAKPLGIIKIDAAESAIGLQFVPNPPIDAMRIIEMVQKHRHIKLAGQDKLRIELHSPDLASRIATVKETLRALGAPGKQRTNA
- the ispD gene encoding 2-C-methyl-D-erythritol 4-phosphate cytidylyltransferase, giving the protein MTSRLFALIPCAGTGSRAGSPIPKQYRTIAGRNLLYYSLAAFDACSEFTQTLVVLAPDDGYFDPRRLGALRYAVKRCGGESRHASVYNGLLALAEFGARDDDWVLVHDAARPGITPELIRALVAAVRDDPVGGIMAMPVADTLKRVNPSQCPAGSNGPATPRIGATEPRDNLWQAQTPQMFRIGPLREALVQAQARGHAVTDEASALESLGYAPRVVQGSLRNFKVTYPDDFALAEAFLMQDAAR
- a CDS encoding ATP-binding protein, with product MRIDRRLLTLAFGGLFWRTFLLIALLIAVSLAAWFQSFRVIEREPRAERVAMQLVAIVKLTRTALLYSDPDLRRALLQDLESNEGVRVYPREATDKYTLQPDESLTRLIEKNIRARLGEDTIIAQSVNDIPGVWISFKIDDDDYWVALDREQLDNVTGLQWFGWGTFALALSLFGAAFITSLVNRPFSRLAMAASRVGQGQTPEPLPERGLGVAAETNRSFNQMVRDLQQLEADRALMLAGISHDLRTPLARLRLETEMSPSDDTTKVAMIDDIEQMDRIIGRFLDYARPVQRAPERVDLSVIASEAVARMASEDGVRITTRLSQGAMVDADATDLRRVVGNLIENARKYGRSANDDIPHITIETQLVHARVELSVLDEGPGIPDDQLSLVTRPFYRVDTARSQADGTGLGMAIVQRLVSRYRGSLRLRNRVPGPGLEVTIDFPLSRNGRPEPV